In the Mycolicibacter sp. MU0102 genome, one interval contains:
- a CDS encoding serine/threonine-protein kinase: protein MSETASGSRAGSRVGRYLLKRLLGRGTTGEVYEAVDTQKDRTAALKLLAPPLGGNPAFREWLQREALVVGRVQEPHVVPVRDYGELDGQVFIDMPLVAGADLAAVLKRNGVLPPSRAVNVVWQAASALDAAHSAGVIHRGVKPRNILLTSDDFVYLVDFGLAGAPGAEAADAENAGARWKYAAPELFSGSDFGPAVDVYALACVLYQCLTGSPPYRADSLKMLANAHQTKPIPRPSLAGASIPAALDEVVAKGMAKDPQGRYANAAELATAAYQALSAPDQHRTLQIYEASQQSTPPLVPDEVATAEPSASPASTAEVAPAPVREVPPVPEVQPTPPPAQPAPIPEPVSAARPTGQSGLPRVSTAADDWFSASRRFRQNHDPAKRKLLLRLGAALIVVVGLITWMTNRSGSDELAADTDTSQSAAGASQPTTTVSAAEAQARLLKLLPSGYPQDTCTASAPTSGAIAEVTCGRNTDLDGPPAATYALFPDATALRQSFDNTVQATTVVNCPGRIQSPGAWHRSAAPDKTAGTLLCGMRQGSPVLVWTNDANLVIGSLRTERNTPTLEQFYTWWSSHS, encoded by the coding sequence ATGAGCGAGACCGCGTCGGGTTCGCGGGCTGGGTCACGAGTGGGGCGTTACCTCCTCAAACGACTGCTGGGACGCGGCACCACCGGTGAGGTCTACGAGGCGGTCGACACACAGAAGGACCGCACCGCCGCGCTCAAGCTGCTGGCGCCGCCGTTGGGCGGGAATCCGGCGTTCCGCGAATGGCTGCAGCGCGAGGCGCTGGTCGTCGGGCGGGTGCAGGAGCCGCACGTGGTCCCGGTTCGCGACTACGGCGAGCTCGACGGCCAGGTGTTCATCGATATGCCGCTGGTGGCCGGTGCCGACTTGGCCGCGGTGTTGAAGCGCAACGGGGTACTGCCTCCCTCACGTGCGGTGAACGTGGTGTGGCAGGCGGCGTCGGCCCTGGATGCCGCGCACAGCGCCGGCGTGATCCACCGCGGCGTCAAACCGCGCAACATCCTGCTGACCAGTGATGACTTCGTCTATCTGGTGGATTTCGGGTTGGCCGGCGCGCCCGGTGCCGAGGCAGCCGATGCCGAGAACGCCGGTGCCCGCTGGAAGTACGCGGCGCCGGAGCTGTTCTCCGGCAGTGACTTCGGGCCGGCCGTCGATGTCTATGCGCTGGCATGCGTGCTCTACCAGTGCTTGACGGGCTCGCCGCCGTACCGCGCCGACAGCCTCAAGATGCTCGCCAACGCGCATCAGACCAAACCGATTCCGCGGCCCAGTCTTGCCGGCGCGAGCATCCCGGCCGCCTTGGATGAGGTCGTCGCCAAAGGTATGGCCAAGGATCCGCAGGGCCGTTATGCCAACGCCGCGGAGCTGGCGACCGCGGCCTATCAGGCGCTCAGCGCGCCCGACCAGCACCGGACGCTGCAGATCTATGAGGCCAGCCAGCAGTCCACCCCGCCGCTGGTACCGGACGAGGTGGCTACCGCTGAGCCGTCGGCCTCGCCTGCTTCGACGGCCGAGGTTGCCCCTGCCCCGGTGCGTGAGGTGCCGCCGGTGCCGGAGGTGCAACCAACCCCGCCGCCGGCCCAGCCCGCCCCGATTCCCGAACCGGTGTCCGCAGCCCGCCCCACCGGGCAGTCCGGTCTGCCCCGGGTCTCGACGGCCGCAGACGACTGGTTCAGCGCGTCACGACGATTTCGTCAGAACCACGATCCCGCCAAACGCAAGCTGCTGCTGCGCCTCGGGGCGGCGCTGATCGTGGTCGTCGGGTTGATCACCTGGATGACGAACCGATCGGGGTCTGACGAGCTGGCCGCCGACACCGACACTTCCCAGTCCGCGGCGGGCGCGAGTCAGCCCACCACGACGGTGTCTGCGGCCGAGGCACAGGCTCGCCTGCTCAAGCTGCTGCCGTCGGGCTATCCGCAGGACACCTGTACGGCGTCCGCGCCGACGAGCGGGGCCATCGCCGAGGTGACGTGTGGCCGCAACACCGATCTCGACGGCCCGCCCGCCGCGACTTACGCGCTGTTCCCCGATGCCACCGCACTGCGCCAGAGCTTCGACAACACGGTGCAGGCCACCACCGTCGTCAACTGCCCGGGCCGGATTCAGTCGCCGGGAGCCTGGCATCGCAGCGCCGCCCCGGACAAGACGGCCGGAACACTGCTGTGCGGGATGCGGCAGGGGTCGCCCGTGCTGGTCTGGACCAACGACGCGAACCTGGTGATCGGCTCACTGCGAACGGAAAGAAACACACCCACGCTGGAGCAGTTCTACACGTGGTGGAGTTCGCACTCCTGA
- a CDS encoding cellulase family glycosylhydrolase — protein MKRRTALGLPLLLAAGPTLSRLPRAGADPGRWSIDRVNRWYQAQGWPVGSNYITSTAVNQLEMFQPGTFDLRRIDSELGWARSAGFNTVRVFLHDQLWAADQRGFQYRLGQFVAVAARHRIKPMFVLFDSCWDPHPKAGPQLAPRVGIHNSRWVQSPGADRLGDRNYYRTLHDYVTGVMTQFRYDERILAWDLWNEPDNMAREYSAVERSDKLDYISDLLPQVFSWARSVDARQPLTSGIWEGSRQGSTIVNTQLGSSDVITFHSYDKPATFSDRIAELAPLGRPMMCTEYLARTRGNTIDGILPIMKRHNVGAYNWGFVAGRTQTYLPWDSWDNPYTAEPQTWFHDLVQPTGRAYRNLEIMTISNLTGR, from the coding sequence GTGAAGCGTCGAACGGCACTGGGGCTCCCCCTCCTGCTGGCGGCGGGTCCCACCTTGAGCCGGCTCCCGCGCGCCGGCGCGGACCCCGGCCGGTGGTCGATCGACCGGGTAAATCGCTGGTATCAGGCGCAGGGTTGGCCGGTCGGCTCCAACTACATCACTTCCACCGCGGTCAATCAGCTCGAGATGTTTCAGCCGGGCACCTTCGATCTGCGGCGGATCGACTCCGAGTTGGGCTGGGCCCGATCGGCAGGCTTCAACACCGTGCGGGTGTTCCTGCACGACCAGCTGTGGGCCGCCGATCAGCGGGGCTTCCAGTACCGCCTGGGCCAGTTCGTTGCGGTCGCCGCCCGCCACCGCATCAAGCCGATGTTCGTACTGTTCGATTCCTGCTGGGACCCGCACCCCAAGGCCGGACCACAGCTGGCCCCGCGAGTCGGCATCCACAATTCACGATGGGTGCAGAGCCCCGGCGCCGATCGACTCGGGGACCGCAACTACTACCGCACCCTGCATGACTACGTCACAGGTGTGATGACCCAGTTCCGGTACGACGAACGGATCCTGGCCTGGGACCTGTGGAACGAGCCGGACAACATGGCCCGCGAATACAGCGCCGTCGAACGGTCGGACAAGCTGGACTACATCAGTGACCTGCTGCCTCAGGTGTTCAGTTGGGCCCGGTCCGTCGATGCCCGTCAGCCGCTGACCAGTGGGATCTGGGAAGGCTCACGTCAGGGCAGCACGATCGTCAACACCCAGCTGGGCAGCTCCGACGTCATCACGTTCCACTCCTACGACAAGCCGGCCACATTCAGTGACCGCATCGCCGAACTGGCGCCCCTGGGCCGGCCGATGATGTGCACCGAATATCTGGCGCGTACCCGCGGCAACACCATCGACGGGATTCTGCCGATCATGAAGCGCCACAATGTGGGCGCCTATAACTGGGGCTTCGTCGCCGGGCGCACCCAGACCTACCTGCCGTGGGACTCCTGGGACAATCCCTACACCGCCGAGCCGCAGACCTGGTTCCACGATCTGGTGCAACCCACCGGTCGCGCATACCGGAATCTGGAGATCATGACGATCAGCAACCTCACCGGCCGCTGA
- a CDS encoding SDR family oxidoreductase: MSQHLQDKVVVITGAGGGFGKLIAEKCAAAGARVVGVDIGAENLAAVFDGIREAGLSGTYQVADVTDIEQMKAAVQHAVQTFGAVDVIVNNAGVMPLAYFADHDKAWQHWHRAIDINIKGVVNGISAVYDQMIEQGRGHVVNISSIYGNAGVAGSGVYSATKAAVAVLSDSLRSEAKGKIKVTTVKPTGVLGTNLGRGVVNGSAIMGIVGSRGASYMQSVTAFAEGNLAPEQTDIDSVKYWLITPEDLAEAVVHVIDQPWGISISDITVRASGEDYIY, from the coding sequence ATGTCGCAGCACCTGCAGGATAAGGTCGTCGTCATCACCGGTGCCGGCGGTGGATTCGGCAAACTGATCGCCGAGAAGTGCGCCGCCGCTGGAGCCCGCGTGGTCGGCGTCGATATCGGTGCCGAGAACCTTGCGGCGGTCTTCGACGGGATCCGCGAGGCCGGCCTGTCGGGCACCTATCAGGTCGCCGATGTCACCGACATCGAGCAGATGAAGGCCGCCGTGCAGCACGCGGTGCAGACCTTCGGCGCGGTGGACGTCATCGTCAACAACGCCGGTGTGATGCCGCTGGCCTATTTCGCCGATCACGACAAGGCCTGGCAGCACTGGCACCGGGCGATCGACATCAACATCAAGGGTGTGGTGAACGGCATTTCAGCCGTCTACGACCAGATGATCGAGCAGGGACGCGGTCACGTCGTCAACATCTCGTCGATCTACGGCAACGCCGGTGTGGCCGGCTCCGGCGTCTACAGCGCGACCAAGGCCGCGGTCGCCGTCCTGTCGGACTCGCTACGCAGCGAGGCGAAGGGAAAGATCAAGGTGACCACGGTCAAGCCGACCGGAGTTCTGGGCACCAATCTCGGTAGAGGCGTGGTCAACGGCTCGGCGATCATGGGCATCGTGGGATCGCGCGGTGCGAGTTACATGCAATCGGTCACCGCGTTCGCCGAGGGCAACCTGGCCCCTGAGCAGACCGACATCGACTCGGTGAAGTACTGGCTGATCACCCCCGAAGACCTCGCCGAGGCGGTGGTGCACGTTATCGACCAGCCCTGGGGCATCAGTATCAGTGACATCACCGTGCGAGCGAGCGGCGAAGACTACATCTACTGA
- a CDS encoding class I adenylate-forming enzyme family protein, giving the protein MSSDTGWNSPAYTAAEAARYHAVGWWSQTTLSDAVRRNAQRFPARDAYVDYLGAALTWQEFDTAADALAARLAGVGVGPGDRIAVWHRDAVDIHVLFVAIERCGAIVVGIGARAGTREVAAILSASQAQLLITDEQRHAAAAELEIATLSIDELHAATESGVPGPQLGPDEVFLINSTSGTTGLPKCVVHTQNRWHYFHQLAVANGQLSPDDVFLPIIPTPFGFGLWTSHTTPIHLGTTAILLDRFTAAATCAAIARHRVTVLCCVSTQLIMMMADPASREFDLSSLRVVFTGGEALPYRPAAEFEELTGAKILQFYGSNETGVLSATTLDDSLERRLRTGGRIVGEMAVRLFGGEDGNTDVTDTGRGQPACRGPATSLGYLNGVDHDKLFTADGWMRMGDICEIDADGYLSVTGRTSDFILRGGKNISAAQVEDAVMTHPAIAVAAAVPMRDEVFGEKVCVYVELAEVARAGAGAGTLELAELVEHLLALGVSKELLPERLVVIDELPRSSGGKIAKGQLREISGHS; this is encoded by the coding sequence ATGTCTTCCGACACCGGCTGGAATTCACCGGCTTACACCGCCGCCGAAGCCGCCCGCTATCACGCCGTCGGCTGGTGGTCTCAGACCACGCTGTCGGACGCGGTGCGCCGCAACGCCCAACGATTTCCAGCCCGGGATGCCTACGTGGACTATCTCGGTGCGGCCTTGACGTGGCAGGAATTCGACACCGCGGCAGACGCATTGGCGGCGCGGCTGGCCGGTGTCGGAGTGGGGCCCGGCGACCGGATTGCGGTATGGCATCGCGATGCCGTGGACATTCATGTGCTGTTCGTGGCGATCGAGCGCTGCGGGGCGATCGTGGTCGGTATCGGTGCCCGGGCCGGGACCCGTGAGGTGGCTGCGATCCTGTCCGCTTCGCAGGCCCAATTGCTGATAACCGATGAGCAGCGGCACGCCGCCGCGGCCGAACTCGAGATCGCGACGCTGAGCATCGATGAGCTGCACGCCGCCACCGAAAGCGGGGTACCGGGTCCGCAACTCGGGCCAGACGAGGTCTTCCTGATCAACTCCACCTCAGGTACCACCGGGCTGCCCAAGTGTGTGGTGCACACCCAGAATCGCTGGCACTACTTTCACCAGCTTGCCGTCGCCAATGGGCAACTGAGCCCCGACGACGTCTTCCTGCCGATCATTCCCACGCCGTTCGGTTTCGGGCTCTGGACCAGCCACACCACACCGATCCACCTCGGCACCACGGCGATCCTGTTGGACCGCTTCACCGCAGCGGCGACCTGTGCTGCGATAGCGCGGCATCGAGTCACCGTATTATGCTGTGTCAGCACTCAATTGATCATGATGATGGCGGATCCGGCCAGCCGCGAGTTCGACCTGAGCTCGTTGCGGGTGGTGTTCACCGGCGGCGAGGCGTTGCCCTACCGGCCGGCCGCGGAGTTCGAGGAGCTCACCGGGGCGAAAATCCTGCAGTTCTACGGATCCAACGAGACCGGCGTGCTCAGCGCTACCACGCTCGATGACTCGCTGGAGCGGCGGTTGCGCACCGGGGGGCGAATCGTCGGTGAGATGGCGGTCCGGCTGTTCGGCGGCGAGGACGGCAACACCGACGTGACCGATACCGGCCGGGGACAGCCCGCCTGCCGCGGCCCGGCCACCAGCCTCGGCTACCTCAACGGGGTCGACCACGACAAGCTGTTCACCGCCGACGGCTGGATGCGCATGGGCGACATCTGCGAGATCGACGCCGACGGTTATCTCAGTGTCACCGGCCGTACCTCGGATTTCATTCTGCGCGGTGGCAAGAACATCAGCGCCGCCCAGGTCGAAGACGCGGTGATGACCCATCCGGCGATCGCGGTGGCGGCCGCGGTGCCGATGCGCGACGAGGTCTTCGGCGAAAAGGTGTGCGTCTACGTCGAACTCGCGGAGGTGGCTCGCGCGGGCGCTGGCGCCGGCACCTTGGAATTGGCCGAACTCGTCGAGCACCTGCTTGCCCTTGGGGTGTCCAAAGAGCTGCTGCCCGAACGCCTTGTCGTCATCGACGAGTTGCCGCGCTCATCCGGCGGCAAGATCGCCAAGGGACAGTTGCGCGAGATCAGCGGTCACTCGTAG
- a CDS encoding ankryin, whose amino-acid sequence MTTYAEIRNNAPLWPGVMDRSLLGNRQAQAALYLADMAKRGKWSTVIRELDRGDHVVDVKAWRPGGKTWLTVLHQAGWHGASADIASWLIEQGALRSQPDAAGRTAYDLAVEHQRSAELLEVLKPPPAALDPDRVAALNFQLTAVIDDLIQHLFRGGELRQMLRYPPVEVLHELPRKQLWFPVPYLWGGFRIGLRDNDVEVVGGYRELDPVGDVHVATVGYLITPEGPSQVYEGYE is encoded by the coding sequence GTGACGACCTACGCCGAGATCCGCAACAACGCACCACTGTGGCCGGGCGTGATGGACCGCTCGCTGCTGGGCAACCGGCAGGCGCAAGCCGCGCTCTATCTGGCCGACATGGCCAAGCGGGGCAAGTGGAGCACGGTGATCCGAGAACTCGACCGCGGCGATCACGTGGTCGATGTCAAGGCATGGCGGCCCGGAGGCAAGACGTGGCTGACGGTGCTGCATCAGGCCGGCTGGCACGGCGCTTCTGCCGACATCGCGTCCTGGCTGATCGAGCAGGGCGCGCTGCGCTCGCAACCGGACGCCGCCGGTCGCACCGCCTATGACCTGGCCGTCGAGCACCAACGGTCCGCCGAACTGCTGGAGGTGCTCAAGCCTCCCCCAGCCGCCCTCGACCCTGACCGGGTCGCCGCGCTCAACTTCCAACTCACCGCCGTGATCGACGACCTGATCCAACACCTGTTCCGCGGTGGCGAACTGCGCCAGATGCTCCGCTATCCGCCGGTCGAGGTGCTGCACGAGCTGCCCAGAAAGCAGCTGTGGTTCCCGGTGCCCTATCTGTGGGGCGGATTTCGGATCGGTCTGCGCGATAACGACGTCGAGGTGGTCGGCGGCTATCGAGAACTCGACCCGGTCGGCGATGTGCACGTCGCGACGGTCGGCTACCTCATCACACCCGAGGGCCCGTCACAGGTTTACGAGGGCTACGAGTGA
- a CDS encoding Tex family protein → MTANVTLKPVNARLADELEVAERQVAAAVALLDEGATVPFIARYRKEVTGSLDDGQLRTLEERLRYLRELDDRRAAVLSSIEEQGKLTDELRNALLSADTKARVEDIYLPYKPKRRTKAQIAREAGLEPLADRLLADPALDPQQLAAEYTGEEVADAAAALEGARAILVERAAEDAELVGAVREKFWSAGSLRTMPRSDDAAKSAAAQKFRDYFEFSEALETMPSHRVLAVLRGEKEDALALSFDGGDNEPYQAMVAKSLGVNMTASGPATPWLADTVRWAWDTRLAFSAAVDARMRLRQRAEADAVAVFAKNLKDLLLAAPAGNRTTLGLDPGFRTGVKVAVVDGTGKVVDTCAIFPHQPQKQWDQAKAALAALVARHGVDLIAVGNGTASRETDALAAELIADLKSVGAPTPTKAMVSEAGASVYSASAYAAHELPDLDVTLRGAVSIARRLQDPLAELVKIEPKSIGVGQYQHDVTPGTLARSLDAVVEDAVNAVGVDLNTASAPLLAKVSGVSESLAEAIVAHRDQTGPFRSRAALLDVPRLGPKAFEQCAGFLRIRDGDDPLDSSGVHPEAYPVVRRILDRSGVSLAEIIGDERVLRSLKPGDFADDRFGVPTVTDILAELEKPGRDPRPAFSTATFAAGVEKVADLKVGMVLEGVVTNVAAFGAFVDVGVHQDGLVHVSAMADRFISDPHEVVKSGQVVKVKVVDVDVDRQRIGLTLRLGDKPADKPGTSSRGPGAKPAARGDNAKQNRGRRPANNAGRRDAALAGGSMAQALRDAGFGK, encoded by the coding sequence GTGACCGCGAACGTGACCCTCAAACCGGTGAATGCCCGCCTTGCCGACGAACTCGAAGTAGCCGAACGACAGGTCGCGGCGGCCGTCGCGCTGCTCGACGAGGGGGCGACAGTTCCGTTCATCGCCCGCTACCGCAAAGAGGTCACCGGCAGCCTCGACGATGGGCAGCTGCGCACCCTGGAAGAGCGGCTGCGCTACCTGCGTGAGCTCGACGACCGCCGGGCCGCGGTGCTGTCCTCGATCGAAGAGCAGGGCAAGCTCACCGACGAGCTGCGAAACGCGTTGCTGTCGGCCGACACCAAAGCCCGCGTGGAGGACATCTACCTGCCCTACAAGCCCAAGCGCCGCACCAAGGCACAGATCGCGCGCGAGGCCGGCCTGGAGCCGCTGGCCGACCGGCTGCTGGCTGACCCCGCACTGGACCCTCAGCAGCTCGCTGCGGAGTACACCGGCGAGGAGGTCGCCGACGCCGCGGCCGCGCTGGAGGGTGCGCGAGCGATTCTGGTCGAACGTGCCGCAGAGGACGCCGAGCTGGTGGGTGCGGTCCGCGAGAAGTTCTGGTCGGCGGGCTCGCTGCGGACCATGCCGCGCTCTGACGATGCTGCGAAAAGTGCTGCAGCGCAAAAGTTCCGGGACTACTTCGAGTTCAGCGAAGCACTCGAGACCATGCCGTCGCACCGGGTGCTGGCCGTGTTGCGCGGCGAGAAGGAAGATGCCCTGGCGCTGTCCTTCGACGGCGGCGACAACGAGCCCTACCAGGCGATGGTGGCCAAGTCGCTGGGCGTGAACATGACCGCGTCGGGCCCGGCCACGCCCTGGCTGGCCGACACCGTGCGGTGGGCGTGGGACACCCGGCTGGCGTTCTCGGCGGCAGTCGATGCCCGGATGCGGCTGCGGCAACGTGCCGAGGCCGACGCGGTGGCGGTGTTCGCCAAGAACCTCAAAGACCTGTTGTTGGCGGCGCCGGCGGGCAACCGCACCACACTCGGCCTCGACCCGGGTTTTCGCACCGGGGTGAAGGTCGCCGTCGTCGACGGCACCGGCAAGGTCGTCGACACCTGCGCGATCTTCCCGCACCAGCCGCAGAAGCAGTGGGATCAGGCCAAGGCGGCCTTGGCCGCGCTGGTGGCTCGCCACGGCGTGGACCTGATCGCCGTCGGCAACGGCACCGCGTCGCGCGAGACCGACGCCCTGGCCGCCGAGTTGATCGCCGACCTCAAGAGCGTGGGCGCTCCCACCCCGACCAAGGCGATGGTCAGCGAGGCCGGCGCATCGGTGTACTCGGCGTCGGCCTATGCCGCCCATGAGCTTCCGGACCTGGACGTCACGCTGCGTGGGGCGGTGTCGATCGCACGGCGGCTGCAGGATCCGCTGGCCGAACTGGTCAAGATCGAGCCGAAGTCCATCGGCGTCGGCCAGTACCAGCACGATGTGACACCGGGAACCCTGGCGCGCAGCCTCGATGCGGTGGTCGAAGACGCCGTGAACGCCGTGGGCGTCGACCTCAACACCGCCTCGGCCCCGCTGCTGGCCAAGGTATCGGGGGTGTCGGAGTCGCTGGCCGAAGCGATCGTGGCGCACCGCGACCAGACCGGGCCCTTCCGCAGTCGGGCCGCCCTGCTCGACGTGCCACGGCTGGGTCCCAAGGCATTCGAGCAGTGCGCCGGGTTCCTGCGCATCCGCGACGGCGACGACCCGCTGGATTCCTCGGGAGTGCATCCCGAGGCCTACCCGGTGGTGCGGCGCATCCTGGACCGCTCGGGCGTCTCCCTGGCCGAGATCATCGGTGACGAGCGTGTGCTGCGGTCGCTGAAACCCGGCGACTTCGCCGACGACCGGTTCGGGGTCCCGACCGTGACCGACATCCTCGCCGAGCTGGAGAAGCCGGGACGCGACCCACGGCCGGCGTTCTCCACGGCCACGTTCGCCGCGGGCGTGGAGAAGGTGGCCGACCTCAAGGTGGGCATGGTCCTCGAAGGTGTCGTGACCAACGTTGCGGCCTTCGGCGCCTTCGTCGATGTCGGCGTGCACCAGGACGGTCTGGTGCACGTCTCAGCCATGGCGGACCGTTTCATCTCCGACCCGCACGAGGTGGTCAAGTCCGGCCAGGTGGTGAAGGTCAAGGTCGTCGATGTCGACGTCGACCGCCAACGCATCGGGCTGACCCTGCGGCTGGGGGACAAGCCGGCGGACAAGCCCGGCACATCCTCCCGGGGCCCGGGTGCCAAACCGGCTGCGCGCGGTGACAACGCCAAGCAGAATCGTGGGCGGCGTCCCGCCAACAATGCCGGGCGCCGGGATGCGGCACTGGCAGGCGGGTCGATGGCTCAGGCGTTGCGTGACGCCGGATTTGGAAAGTAG
- a CDS encoding FAD-binding oxidoreductase, with amino-acid sequence MATVDTDAAQKFADIVGAGALLTGEQIGPDYAHDEALVGAPVTPSYVARPQTAEQVAALLAAATEAKVPVTARGSGTGMSAGARPCPDGLLISFERMNAILEIDTDNQVAVVQPGVTLADLDTATAEAGLMYTVFPGELSASVGGNVGTNAGGMRAVKYGVTRHNVLGLQAALPTGELIRTGGRITKLSTGYDLTQLIIGSEGTCALATEVTVRLYPRLGHSATLLAPFADLPAVMRAVPAVVRSGVDPVILEYVDKLTLAAISYSQNLNLGIPDAVRETAEAYLVVGVENRDRERLDDDVAMVGELLASLGADDVYVLEGNSAHALIEAREKAFWTAKAAGAHDVIDVVVPRAEMHQFLTKAQGLAQTAGAGVVGCGHAGDGNVHLAVFCADDEVRHRLLHDIFEAAMALGGAISGEHGLGRVKTQHFLELEDPVKIALMRRIKDAFDPAGILNPGVLL; translated from the coding sequence ATGGCCACGGTAGACACTGACGCCGCGCAGAAGTTCGCCGACATCGTCGGAGCGGGCGCACTGCTCACCGGTGAGCAGATCGGTCCCGACTACGCCCATGACGAGGCGCTGGTCGGAGCGCCGGTGACGCCGAGCTACGTCGCCCGTCCGCAGACCGCCGAGCAGGTTGCGGCGCTGCTGGCCGCCGCGACCGAGGCGAAAGTTCCGGTGACCGCCCGCGGTTCGGGCACCGGTATGTCGGCCGGCGCGCGGCCGTGCCCCGACGGTCTGCTGATCTCCTTCGAGCGGATGAACGCGATCCTGGAGATCGACACCGACAATCAGGTTGCGGTGGTGCAACCCGGTGTCACGTTGGCCGACCTCGATACCGCGACGGCCGAGGCGGGTCTGATGTACACCGTCTTCCCCGGGGAACTGTCCGCCAGTGTCGGAGGCAACGTCGGCACCAACGCCGGTGGGATGCGCGCGGTCAAATACGGAGTGACCCGGCACAATGTGCTCGGGCTGCAGGCCGCGTTGCCCACCGGCGAGCTGATCCGCACCGGCGGGCGAATCACCAAGCTGTCCACCGGTTATGACTTGACCCAGCTGATCATCGGTTCGGAGGGCACCTGCGCGCTGGCCACCGAGGTCACCGTGCGGCTCTACCCTCGGCTCGGGCACTCCGCCACGTTGTTGGCGCCGTTCGCGGACCTGCCCGCGGTGATGCGCGCGGTGCCGGCGGTGGTGCGCAGCGGGGTGGACCCGGTGATCCTCGAATACGTCGACAAGCTCACCCTGGCCGCGATCAGCTACTCGCAGAACCTGAACCTGGGCATCCCCGACGCGGTGCGTGAGACCGCGGAGGCCTACCTGGTGGTCGGGGTGGAAAACCGTGACCGTGAGCGCCTCGACGACGATGTGGCCATGGTGGGCGAACTGCTGGCCTCGCTCGGTGCCGACGATGTCTATGTGCTGGAAGGCAATTCAGCGCATGCCTTGATCGAGGCCCGCGAGAAGGCGTTTTGGACGGCCAAGGCCGCCGGTGCCCACGACGTCATCGACGTGGTGGTCCCGCGGGCCGAGATGCACCAGTTCCTCACCAAGGCCCAAGGACTAGCCCAAACGGCAGGTGCCGGCGTGGTCGGCTGCGGGCACGCCGGTGACGGCAACGTCCACTTGGCGGTGTTCTGCGCCGACGACGAGGTCCGTCACCGGCTGCTGCACGACATCTTCGAGGCCGCGATGGCCCTCGGCGGCGCCATCTCCGGTGAGCACGGTTTGGGCCGGGTCAAGACGCAGCATTTCCTGGAGCTGGAGGACCCGGTCAAGATCGCCCTGATGCGCCGGATCAAGGACGCTTTCGACCCCGCCGGGATCCTCAATCCCGGCGTGCTTCTATAG